The Halobacillus ihumii genomic sequence CTAAAGTGGAGGCTAATCATGAATAAAAAAGTTTGCTTTTTAGTAACGGAACATCCCTTTTTAGATGCCCGTATTTTCAAAAAGGAAGCTAGAAGTCTAACGAAGCAAGGTTATGAGGTCACAATGATCGTCCCCAGGAAAAACGGCTACCTGTTTGACATTGATGGCCGTGTTTTTCGTAATACATTTCAATCACAATCCTTTAATTATGAAGGAATTCACATCATTACGTATGAGCAAATCCAGCCGGAGAAAAAGATTAAGAGTCTTCTTTATAACCTTCGAACAGGAAACTCTAAGCGATTTAACGATCCCCTGACACAGATTGGTATCGCCCAGCAAGCAGATATCTATCATGCACATGAATTTTACTCTCTCTACTCAGGCGTTGGAATTAAACGAGATCTAACTGCAAATGGGCAGCGTTGCAAATTGATTTATGACAGCCATGAATTAGAACCTGATCCCTTAGTGGCTCAGCCGAGAAATCTATTAAATAATAAACAGCAAATGCTTGAGTTGATGCTGCAAGACGTAGACTTTGTTTTAACCGTATCGAAATCTATTCAGTCATGGTATCTTGACATCGATGCCTCCCTTCCTGTCGAAGTAATCTATAATTCGCCCCCGCTGGCACCTTCGTTTCAATCCATCCAGGAGACAAAACCACATCTGCTTATTGCCTATGAAGGCGTCATCAGTAACCAGAGAGGCAATTTCCATAAGTTCTTAGAAATCATGGAGTTGTGTAATCAATGGTTCGACTTAAGAGCAAAGGTCATTGGCGGCTGGAAAGACACAAGTCAGGAACCCTCACTTCCTCCTTCCTTAAAAGGTAAAGTGGAATTCACTGGTTGGGTAGACTACGATTCGATTCCTTCATTGATGAGGGATGTTGATATTGGGTGGGTAGATTTAGACGCTGAACATTCGCTTAATAACCGCTTCGCTATGCCAAATAAATTCTTTAGCTACTTAAATAACAGCGTCCCTGTTTTAACCAATCAATGCACAGATATGGAAAAATTCATTGAATCCTATAAGTGTGGACATACCGTTAAAAAGCGACAGACAACGGCTGATGATTATGCTCAAGCCCTTTTTTTCCTCCATTCTCATCGAGATAAGCTTCTTGAAATGAGTCGGCAGGCCCGAACGATCATGGAATCCCAGTTCAGCTGGAGACATATGGAACATAGACTATCTAAGGTTTATGAACGGCTTGCACAAGACCTATAAAACCTCCCCACAAAGGGTGATGAAACTGGAATCCCCTCTCACATTTCAATACCTATAGACCTGCCTTTCCTGTATGGAAAAATAGAATCGTCTTAGAAAAAGTCCAAACATTTTGTTTTTCAACCTCATAAATTATGAAAGAACTTCTAAATGAAACACAGAAATGAGGTTGAAAAAATGATGATGGACCAGAACCAGTCATTGCCGAATGTAGCCGTAGTTGGCCTTGGAAAAATAGGTCTTACTTTAGCAGCTGTATTCGCCAATAATGGGTATAACGTTTTCGGCGCCGACATTAACCATGATGTCGTTTCCTCCATAAACAAAGGAATTTCCCACATCAAAAATGAACCAGGATTAGACCAGTTAGTCCAAGATGCCCATAAAAATAAAACCTTATCAGCTGCTGTGTCTACGAGCAAAGCAGTGGCTCAATCAGATATCACCGTTGTGATTGTACCCGTACTTGTTGACGAAGGTAATAACGTGGACTATCAATTTATCGATGCGGCTGTAGAGGATATTGCCAAAGGAGTTAAGAAGGGCTCTTTAATCATTTTCGAAACGACGCTTCCCCCGGGAGATACAAGAGATAGATTCGGAAAAAAAATAGCAGAAGTGTCCGGATTACGCTTAGGGGAAGACTTCTATCTTGCGTATAGTCCTGAGAGAGTCTACTCTAATCGAATCATTCAGGATCTCCAGCGTTATCCAAAAGTCGTCGGAGGAATCAATCATAAAAGTCTAGAATTGGCATCCAACTTTTATAAAAAGGCATTGAATTGCGAATTAATTGAAGTCAGTTCACTGGAAACGGCAGAATTCTCTAAGGTTGCGGAATGTGTGTATCGCGATGTAAATATTGCCTTGGCTAATGAACTCGCACTATTTGCTGAAGAAAAAGGGGTCCATATGTCTGAGGTGATCAGGGCAAGTAATAGTCAGCCCTATTCTCATCTGCATTCTCCAGGTATCGGTGTCGGCGGACATTGTATCCCAATCTATCCATATTTTTTCATCAATAAAGGATTAGACGAGGGGCTGACGCCGCTGTCCAGGAAAATCAATGACAGCATGGCCGAGTATGCCATTTCCAAATTGGAAAAAGAAATTAACCCTTTAAAGGATAAGAATATTCTTATTCTTGGATTGTCCTATCGAGAAAATGTCAAGGAGCCTACAAAATCGACGACTTTACTGCTGTTGGAACAACTGCGGAGCAAAGGTGCTAATTTATTCGTTAATGACCCCATGTTTACAAAGAAAGAAATTGAGAGGTATGGTGCAACACCATTATCGTTACAGGATCCACTTGTATCGGAAATGGATGGAGTTATTCTGCAAGCCTTTCATCAGGAATACAGCCATTTAGACTTCAAGAAATTCAAAAATTGCAAGCTCGTGTTAGATGGCCGCAATCAATTGAATAAAGAGGTTATCATTGAGTCCGGAATTAAATATGAAGGAATTGGCGGCTAAAAAAGATAGAAAGGAGGTTGTATCAAATGCCAAGTAACCAATTTGATCACATCCCTATGGTTGATTTGAAGGAAGAACTACGATTAATAAGAGAGCCAATCTTAACAGAAGTAACAGAAGTCATAGATAGTGGCGAGTATATATTAGGGAAAAAGAGCGAGGAACTAGAAAAGTTAGTAGCCCAGTATGTCGGGGCAGATTACGGAATTGGGGTAGCGAATGGAACAGACGCCCTACAATTATCTCTTATGGCCTTAGACATTGGCCCTGGTGATGAAGTCATCACCACTCCATTCACGTTCTTTGCAAGTGCAGAAGCCATTGAACAAGTAGGGGCAAAGCCTGTTTTTGTAGATATTGAAGAAGAGACGTACAATATTGATCCAGCTAAAATAGAAGCAGCCATCACCCCTGTTACAAAAGCCATACTTGTTGTGCACCTGTATGGGCAAGTGGCTGACATGAAAGAAATTATGAAGATCGCCAAAGCAAACAAGCTGAAAGTGATAGAAGATGCCTGCCAGGCTATTGGATCCGAATATGAAGGCGAAAGAGTTGGTGCGCTAGGTGATATCGGCTGTTTTTCATTTTTCCCTTCAAAAAATCTTGGAGCCTTTGGAGATGCTGGTATCGTCGTAACTAACAAGAAAGACTTATATGAAAAAGTCAGTAAACTTCGTAATCACGGGAGTGAACAAAAATATCACCACTCCTCAATAGGGATGAACAGCAGGCTCGATGAAGTGCAGGCAGCTATTTTGCTAGTTAAGCTATATTATTTAGATATCTTCTTGCACAAGCGCAAAGAGATTGCCAGAAGGTACACGGAGCACCTTCACCATCTCTTCAAAACTCCACCCGTGCAGGAAAACCGTGAACATACTTTTCACCAATATTGTATTGAACTGGACGATCGAGATGAGCTTGCTGAAGCTCTAAACACAAATGGGATTTCTTCTGCTATTTATTATCCAATTCCCTTGCATTTGCAGGAAGCTTTTCAG encodes the following:
- a CDS encoding glycosyltransferase, with amino-acid sequence MNKKVCFLVTEHPFLDARIFKKEARSLTKQGYEVTMIVPRKNGYLFDIDGRVFRNTFQSQSFNYEGIHIITYEQIQPEKKIKSLLYNLRTGNSKRFNDPLTQIGIAQQADIYHAHEFYSLYSGVGIKRDLTANGQRCKLIYDSHELEPDPLVAQPRNLLNNKQQMLELMLQDVDFVLTVSKSIQSWYLDIDASLPVEVIYNSPPLAPSFQSIQETKPHLLIAYEGVISNQRGNFHKFLEIMELCNQWFDLRAKVIGGWKDTSQEPSLPPSLKGKVEFTGWVDYDSIPSLMRDVDIGWVDLDAEHSLNNRFAMPNKFFSYLNNSVPVLTNQCTDMEKFIESYKCGHTVKKRQTTADDYAQALFFLHSHRDKLLEMSRQARTIMESQFSWRHMEHRLSKVYERLAQDL
- a CDS encoding nucleotide sugar dehydrogenase; translation: MMMDQNQSLPNVAVVGLGKIGLTLAAVFANNGYNVFGADINHDVVSSINKGISHIKNEPGLDQLVQDAHKNKTLSAAVSTSKAVAQSDITVVIVPVLVDEGNNVDYQFIDAAVEDIAKGVKKGSLIIFETTLPPGDTRDRFGKKIAEVSGLRLGEDFYLAYSPERVYSNRIIQDLQRYPKVVGGINHKSLELASNFYKKALNCELIEVSSLETAEFSKVAECVYRDVNIALANELALFAEEKGVHMSEVIRASNSQPYSHLHSPGIGVGGHCIPIYPYFFINKGLDEGLTPLSRKINDSMAEYAISKLEKEINPLKDKNILILGLSYRENVKEPTKSTTLLLLEQLRSKGANLFVNDPMFTKKEIERYGATPLSLQDPLVSEMDGVILQAFHQEYSHLDFKKFKNCKLVLDGRNQLNKEVIIESGIKYEGIGG
- a CDS encoding DegT/DnrJ/EryC1/StrS family aminotransferase translates to MPSNQFDHIPMVDLKEELRLIREPILTEVTEVIDSGEYILGKKSEELEKLVAQYVGADYGIGVANGTDALQLSLMALDIGPGDEVITTPFTFFASAEAIEQVGAKPVFVDIEEETYNIDPAKIEAAITPVTKAILVVHLYGQVADMKEIMKIAKANKLKVIEDACQAIGSEYEGERVGALGDIGCFSFFPSKNLGAFGDAGIVVTNKKDLYEKVSKLRNHGSEQKYHHSSIGMNSRLDEVQAAILLVKLYYLDIFLHKRKEIARRYTEHLHHLFKTPPVQENREHTFHQYCIELDDRDELAEALNTNGISSAIYYPIPLHLQEAFQHLPYKEGDFPNAEKSAKKVLALPIYPMLSFQKQDYIISTVKSLMKNNG